The Primulina eburnea isolate SZY01 chromosome 13, ASM2296580v1, whole genome shotgun sequence genome includes a region encoding these proteins:
- the LOC140808670 gene encoding uncharacterized protein isoform X2 produces the protein MSSPPTRATTYTNRSDNERRQLNKTRRRAQRQSMTQAERQTNLDQRRTNYQRRRNRSAHATNSDESNVEMTDFNTHLNVPLNNNLATTTASHATTETSSNQDGITATTVGQVCRIQTLSYQTMTSNFEQGSTSTCQRLTDLNQQGINFSERNVIANIQRYPRPRQYRNLARNFGESGINYRCQLSDPRICMYCQALLFHGETSQFCCRNGNTNLDHIPSPIELQELYAADNEEGRHFRQFIRAYNHVFSFTSMRVNLDESLTTGTHGIYTFRAHGSIYHSIGNLLPNENCRPRYMQMWIVDTDHDIDNRLHENPELRRELLLKIQNILDQHNPFVHVFRQIGKCQDIPNCRLIIRQQRPNEHQYNLPTSSQVAAVIVDNEFQENLSGRDITIQGIGGNLISIQDVVGYYDPLQYPLLLPYGTYSWDINSRNINGTRLTCLNYYAYMLQIRENSPSLLLRGGRLLQQYVVDNYVKIETQRLRWIRSNQRDIRSELYQGLQDCLHGGENNAGNVGTRIVLPSSFGGSPRDMYQRYQDAMTLVQIYGKPDIMLTMTCNPNWDEIKYQLLHGQSSQDRPDLITRIFKSKFEEFKKDIVDRGVLGKDTGCKQSICTNDILGSMDQIYSPPSSSGDNLFITSFKVL, from the exons ATGTCTTCTCCTCCTACACGGGCTACTACTTATACCAATCGCAGTGACAATGAAAGGCGTCAATTAAACAAAACGCGACGACGAGCACAAAGACAATCAATGACACAAGCTGAACGACAAACAAATCTAGACCAACGTCGGACAAACTACCAAAGACGTAGAAATAGAAGTGCACACGCTACAAATTCTGATGAATCCAACGTTGAAATGACAGATTTTAATACACATTTGAATG TTCCCCTCAACAACAATTTGGCTACGACTACCGCATCACATGCAACAACAGAAACTTCTTCAAATCAAGATG GAATCACCGCAACTACGGTTGGACAAGTGTGTCGTATACAGACATTATCTTATCAAACAATGACATCAAATTTTGAGCAAGGGAGTACTAGCACATGTCAACGTCTAACTGATTTAAATCAGCAAG GAATTAACTTCAGTGAACGCAATGTCATTGCTAACATACAACGATATCCACGTCCACGTCAATATCGTAACTTAGCAAGAAATTTCGGTGAAAGTGGGATAAATTATCGATGTCAATTGTCTGACCCCAGAATTTGTATGTATTGCCAAGCTCTATTGTTTCATGGTGAAACTTCACAATTCTGCTGTAGAAATGGAAATACAAATTTGGATCATATCCCTTCTCCTATTGAATTGCAAGAGTTGTATGCTGCGGATAATGAGGAAGGAAGGCATTTTCGGCAGTTCATAAGGGCATACAATCACGTTTTCTCTTTTACATCTATGAGAGTCAACTTAGATGAGTCCTTAACAACCGGTACACATGGAATTTACACATTTCGTGCTCATGGATCAATATATCACTCGATCGGAAATCTTCTACCAAATGAGAATTGTAGGCCTAGGTACATGCAGATGTGGATTGTAGACACAGATCATGATATAGACAATAGACTTCATGAAAATCCAGAACTAAGGCGAGAATTACTGCTTAAGATACAAAATATTCTTGATCAACACAATCCATTTGTGCACGTGTTTCGGCAAATTGGCAAATGTCAAGACATACCAAACTGTAGGCTCATCATCAGGCAACAAAGACCTAATGAACATCAATATAATTTGCCAACATCCTCTCAAGTAGCAGCTGTAATTGTTGACAAcgaatttcaagaaaatttgaGCGGTCGAGATATTACTATACAAGGTATCGGTGGAAATCTTATCAGCATTCAAGATGTAGTTGGCTATTATGATCCTCTGCAATATCCACTCCTTCTGCCATATGGTACATATAGTTGGGACATAAATAGCCGAAATATCAATGGTACCCGGTTAACATGTTTAAATTACTATGCGTATATGCTACAG ATACGAGAAAATTCACCATCTTTGCTACTTAGAGGAGGCCGTCTACTTCAACAATACGTAGTTGACAATTACGTAAAGATTGAAACACAAAGACTGCGATGGATACGTTCAAATCAACGTGATATACGTTCTGAACTTTACCAAGGATTGCAAGATTGTTTACATGGAGGTGAAAATAATGCAG GAAATGTTGGTACCAGAATCGTTTTGCCATCATCTTTCGGTGGAAGCCCACGTGATATGTACCAACGGTATCAAGATGCCATGACTTTGGTACAAATATATGGAAAACCAGATATAATGCTTACAATGACATGCAATCCGAATTGGGATGAGATAAAATATCAACTACTTCATGGGCAATCATCTCAAGACCGTCCAGATTTGATTACAAggatatttaaatcaaaatttgaagaGTTTAAAAAAGACATTGTGGATAGGGGGGTTTTGGGTAAG GATACTGGTTGCAAACAAAGTATTTGTACAAATGACATACTCGGTTCAATGGATCAGATCTACTCGCCCCCATCTTCATCTG gtgataatttatttattacgaGTTTCAAGGTCCTATGA
- the LOC140808670 gene encoding uncharacterized protein isoform X1 translates to MSSPPTRATTYTNRSDNERRQLNKTRRRAQRQSMTQAERQTNLDQRRTNYQRRRNRSAHATNSDESNVEMTDFNTHLNVPLNNNLATTTASHATTETSSNQDGITATTVGQVCRIQTLSYQTMTSNFEQGSTSTCQRLTDLNQQGINFSERNVIANIQRYPRPRQYRNLARNFGESGINYRCQLSDPRICMYCQALLFHGETSQFCCRNGNTNLDHIPSPIELQELYAADNEEGRHFRQFIRAYNHVFSFTSMRVNLDESLTTGTHGIYTFRAHGSIYHSIGNLLPNENCRPRYMQMWIVDTDHDIDNRLHENPELRRELLLKIQNILDQHNPFVHVFRQIGKCQDIPNCRLIIRQQRPNEHQYNLPTSSQVAAVIVDNEFQENLSGRDITIQGIGGNLISIQDVVGYYDPLQYPLLLPYGTYSWDINSRNINGTRLTCLNYYAYMLQIRENSPSLLLRGGRLLQQYVVDNYVKIETQRLRWIRSNQRDIRSELYQGLQDCLHGGENNAGNVGTRIVLPSSFGGSPRDMYQRYQDAMTLVQIYGKPDIMLTMTCNPNWDEIKYQLLHGQSSQDRPDLITRIFKSKFEEFKKDIVDRGVLGKDTGCKQSICTNDILGSMDQIYSPPSSSGEIIYLLRAPRSYDLNSHI, encoded by the exons ATGTCTTCTCCTCCTACACGGGCTACTACTTATACCAATCGCAGTGACAATGAAAGGCGTCAATTAAACAAAACGCGACGACGAGCACAAAGACAATCAATGACACAAGCTGAACGACAAACAAATCTAGACCAACGTCGGACAAACTACCAAAGACGTAGAAATAGAAGTGCACACGCTACAAATTCTGATGAATCCAACGTTGAAATGACAGATTTTAATACACATTTGAATG TTCCCCTCAACAACAATTTGGCTACGACTACCGCATCACATGCAACAACAGAAACTTCTTCAAATCAAGATG GAATCACCGCAACTACGGTTGGACAAGTGTGTCGTATACAGACATTATCTTATCAAACAATGACATCAAATTTTGAGCAAGGGAGTACTAGCACATGTCAACGTCTAACTGATTTAAATCAGCAAG GAATTAACTTCAGTGAACGCAATGTCATTGCTAACATACAACGATATCCACGTCCACGTCAATATCGTAACTTAGCAAGAAATTTCGGTGAAAGTGGGATAAATTATCGATGTCAATTGTCTGACCCCAGAATTTGTATGTATTGCCAAGCTCTATTGTTTCATGGTGAAACTTCACAATTCTGCTGTAGAAATGGAAATACAAATTTGGATCATATCCCTTCTCCTATTGAATTGCAAGAGTTGTATGCTGCGGATAATGAGGAAGGAAGGCATTTTCGGCAGTTCATAAGGGCATACAATCACGTTTTCTCTTTTACATCTATGAGAGTCAACTTAGATGAGTCCTTAACAACCGGTACACATGGAATTTACACATTTCGTGCTCATGGATCAATATATCACTCGATCGGAAATCTTCTACCAAATGAGAATTGTAGGCCTAGGTACATGCAGATGTGGATTGTAGACACAGATCATGATATAGACAATAGACTTCATGAAAATCCAGAACTAAGGCGAGAATTACTGCTTAAGATACAAAATATTCTTGATCAACACAATCCATTTGTGCACGTGTTTCGGCAAATTGGCAAATGTCAAGACATACCAAACTGTAGGCTCATCATCAGGCAACAAAGACCTAATGAACATCAATATAATTTGCCAACATCCTCTCAAGTAGCAGCTGTAATTGTTGACAAcgaatttcaagaaaatttgaGCGGTCGAGATATTACTATACAAGGTATCGGTGGAAATCTTATCAGCATTCAAGATGTAGTTGGCTATTATGATCCTCTGCAATATCCACTCCTTCTGCCATATGGTACATATAGTTGGGACATAAATAGCCGAAATATCAATGGTACCCGGTTAACATGTTTAAATTACTATGCGTATATGCTACAG ATACGAGAAAATTCACCATCTTTGCTACTTAGAGGAGGCCGTCTACTTCAACAATACGTAGTTGACAATTACGTAAAGATTGAAACACAAAGACTGCGATGGATACGTTCAAATCAACGTGATATACGTTCTGAACTTTACCAAGGATTGCAAGATTGTTTACATGGAGGTGAAAATAATGCAG GAAATGTTGGTACCAGAATCGTTTTGCCATCATCTTTCGGTGGAAGCCCACGTGATATGTACCAACGGTATCAAGATGCCATGACTTTGGTACAAATATATGGAAAACCAGATATAATGCTTACAATGACATGCAATCCGAATTGGGATGAGATAAAATATCAACTACTTCATGGGCAATCATCTCAAGACCGTCCAGATTTGATTACAAggatatttaaatcaaaatttgaagaGTTTAAAAAAGACATTGTGGATAGGGGGGTTTTGGGTAAG GATACTGGTTGCAAACAAAGTATTTGTACAAATGACATACTCGGTTCAATGGATCAGATCTACTCGCCCCCATCTTCATCTG GTgagataatatatttattacgAGCTCCAAGATCTTATGATCTAAACTCTCATATATGA
- the LOC140808670 gene encoding uncharacterized protein isoform X4 has protein sequence MSSPPTRATTYTNRSDNERRQLNKTRRRAQRQSMTQAERQTNLDQRRTNYQRRRNRSAHATNSDESNVEMTDFNTHLNVPLNNNLATTTASHATTETSSNQDGITATTVGQVCRIQTLSYQTMTSNFEQGSTSTCQRLTDLNQQGINFSERNVIANIQRYPRPRQYRNLARNFGESGINYRCQLSDPRICMYCQALLFHGETSQFCCRNGNTNLDHIPSPIELQELYAADNEEGRHFRQFIRAYNHVFSFTSMRVNLDESLTTGTHGIYTFRAHGSIYHSIGNLLPNENCRPRYMQMWIVDTDHDIDNRLHENPELRRELLLKIQNILDQHNPFVHVFRQIGKCQDIPNCRLIIRQQRPNEHQYNLPTSSQVAAVIVDNEFQENLSGRDITIQGIGGNLISIQDVVGYYDPLQYPLLLPYGTYSWDINSRNINGTRLTCLNYYAYMLQIRENSPSLLLRGGRLLQQYVVDNYVKIETQRLRWIRSNQRDIRSELYQGLQDCLHGGENNAGNVGTRIVLPSSFGGSPRDMYQRYQDAMTLVQIYGKPDIMLTMTCNPNWDEIKYQLLHGQSSQDRPDLITRIFKSKFEEFKKDIVDRGVLEEGYWLQTKYLYK, from the exons ATGTCTTCTCCTCCTACACGGGCTACTACTTATACCAATCGCAGTGACAATGAAAGGCGTCAATTAAACAAAACGCGACGACGAGCACAAAGACAATCAATGACACAAGCTGAACGACAAACAAATCTAGACCAACGTCGGACAAACTACCAAAGACGTAGAAATAGAAGTGCACACGCTACAAATTCTGATGAATCCAACGTTGAAATGACAGATTTTAATACACATTTGAATG TTCCCCTCAACAACAATTTGGCTACGACTACCGCATCACATGCAACAACAGAAACTTCTTCAAATCAAGATG GAATCACCGCAACTACGGTTGGACAAGTGTGTCGTATACAGACATTATCTTATCAAACAATGACATCAAATTTTGAGCAAGGGAGTACTAGCACATGTCAACGTCTAACTGATTTAAATCAGCAAG GAATTAACTTCAGTGAACGCAATGTCATTGCTAACATACAACGATATCCACGTCCACGTCAATATCGTAACTTAGCAAGAAATTTCGGTGAAAGTGGGATAAATTATCGATGTCAATTGTCTGACCCCAGAATTTGTATGTATTGCCAAGCTCTATTGTTTCATGGTGAAACTTCACAATTCTGCTGTAGAAATGGAAATACAAATTTGGATCATATCCCTTCTCCTATTGAATTGCAAGAGTTGTATGCTGCGGATAATGAGGAAGGAAGGCATTTTCGGCAGTTCATAAGGGCATACAATCACGTTTTCTCTTTTACATCTATGAGAGTCAACTTAGATGAGTCCTTAACAACCGGTACACATGGAATTTACACATTTCGTGCTCATGGATCAATATATCACTCGATCGGAAATCTTCTACCAAATGAGAATTGTAGGCCTAGGTACATGCAGATGTGGATTGTAGACACAGATCATGATATAGACAATAGACTTCATGAAAATCCAGAACTAAGGCGAGAATTACTGCTTAAGATACAAAATATTCTTGATCAACACAATCCATTTGTGCACGTGTTTCGGCAAATTGGCAAATGTCAAGACATACCAAACTGTAGGCTCATCATCAGGCAACAAAGACCTAATGAACATCAATATAATTTGCCAACATCCTCTCAAGTAGCAGCTGTAATTGTTGACAAcgaatttcaagaaaatttgaGCGGTCGAGATATTACTATACAAGGTATCGGTGGAAATCTTATCAGCATTCAAGATGTAGTTGGCTATTATGATCCTCTGCAATATCCACTCCTTCTGCCATATGGTACATATAGTTGGGACATAAATAGCCGAAATATCAATGGTACCCGGTTAACATGTTTAAATTACTATGCGTATATGCTACAG ATACGAGAAAATTCACCATCTTTGCTACTTAGAGGAGGCCGTCTACTTCAACAATACGTAGTTGACAATTACGTAAAGATTGAAACACAAAGACTGCGATGGATACGTTCAAATCAACGTGATATACGTTCTGAACTTTACCAAGGATTGCAAGATTGTTTACATGGAGGTGAAAATAATGCAG GAAATGTTGGTACCAGAATCGTTTTGCCATCATCTTTCGGTGGAAGCCCACGTGATATGTACCAACGGTATCAAGATGCCATGACTTTGGTACAAATATATGGAAAACCAGATATAATGCTTACAATGACATGCAATCCGAATTGGGATGAGATAAAATATCAACTACTTCATGGGCAATCATCTCAAGACCGTCCAGATTTGATTACAAggatatttaaatcaaaatttgaagaGTTTAAAAAAGACATTGTGGATAGGGGGGTTTTGG AAGAAGGATACTGGTTGCAAACAAAGTATTTGTACAAATGA
- the LOC140808670 gene encoding uncharacterized protein isoform X3: MSSPPTRATTYTNRSDNERRQLNKTRRRAQRQSMTQAERQTNLDQRRTNYQRRRNRSAHATNSDESNVEMTDFNTHLNGITATTVGQVCRIQTLSYQTMTSNFEQGSTSTCQRLTDLNQQGINFSERNVIANIQRYPRPRQYRNLARNFGESGINYRCQLSDPRICMYCQALLFHGETSQFCCRNGNTNLDHIPSPIELQELYAADNEEGRHFRQFIRAYNHVFSFTSMRVNLDESLTTGTHGIYTFRAHGSIYHSIGNLLPNENCRPRYMQMWIVDTDHDIDNRLHENPELRRELLLKIQNILDQHNPFVHVFRQIGKCQDIPNCRLIIRQQRPNEHQYNLPTSSQVAAVIVDNEFQENLSGRDITIQGIGGNLISIQDVVGYYDPLQYPLLLPYGTYSWDINSRNINGTRLTCLNYYAYMLQIRENSPSLLLRGGRLLQQYVVDNYVKIETQRLRWIRSNQRDIRSELYQGLQDCLHGGENNAGNVGTRIVLPSSFGGSPRDMYQRYQDAMTLVQIYGKPDIMLTMTCNPNWDEIKYQLLHGQSSQDRPDLITRIFKSKFEEFKKDIVDRGVLGKDTGCKQSICTNDILGSMDQIYSPPSSSGEIIYLLRAPRSYDLNSHI; the protein is encoded by the exons ATGTCTTCTCCTCCTACACGGGCTACTACTTATACCAATCGCAGTGACAATGAAAGGCGTCAATTAAACAAAACGCGACGACGAGCACAAAGACAATCAATGACACAAGCTGAACGACAAACAAATCTAGACCAACGTCGGACAAACTACCAAAGACGTAGAAATAGAAGTGCACACGCTACAAATTCTGATGAATCCAACGTTGAAATGACAGATTTTAATACACATTTGAATG GAATCACCGCAACTACGGTTGGACAAGTGTGTCGTATACAGACATTATCTTATCAAACAATGACATCAAATTTTGAGCAAGGGAGTACTAGCACATGTCAACGTCTAACTGATTTAAATCAGCAAG GAATTAACTTCAGTGAACGCAATGTCATTGCTAACATACAACGATATCCACGTCCACGTCAATATCGTAACTTAGCAAGAAATTTCGGTGAAAGTGGGATAAATTATCGATGTCAATTGTCTGACCCCAGAATTTGTATGTATTGCCAAGCTCTATTGTTTCATGGTGAAACTTCACAATTCTGCTGTAGAAATGGAAATACAAATTTGGATCATATCCCTTCTCCTATTGAATTGCAAGAGTTGTATGCTGCGGATAATGAGGAAGGAAGGCATTTTCGGCAGTTCATAAGGGCATACAATCACGTTTTCTCTTTTACATCTATGAGAGTCAACTTAGATGAGTCCTTAACAACCGGTACACATGGAATTTACACATTTCGTGCTCATGGATCAATATATCACTCGATCGGAAATCTTCTACCAAATGAGAATTGTAGGCCTAGGTACATGCAGATGTGGATTGTAGACACAGATCATGATATAGACAATAGACTTCATGAAAATCCAGAACTAAGGCGAGAATTACTGCTTAAGATACAAAATATTCTTGATCAACACAATCCATTTGTGCACGTGTTTCGGCAAATTGGCAAATGTCAAGACATACCAAACTGTAGGCTCATCATCAGGCAACAAAGACCTAATGAACATCAATATAATTTGCCAACATCCTCTCAAGTAGCAGCTGTAATTGTTGACAAcgaatttcaagaaaatttgaGCGGTCGAGATATTACTATACAAGGTATCGGTGGAAATCTTATCAGCATTCAAGATGTAGTTGGCTATTATGATCCTCTGCAATATCCACTCCTTCTGCCATATGGTACATATAGTTGGGACATAAATAGCCGAAATATCAATGGTACCCGGTTAACATGTTTAAATTACTATGCGTATATGCTACAG ATACGAGAAAATTCACCATCTTTGCTACTTAGAGGAGGCCGTCTACTTCAACAATACGTAGTTGACAATTACGTAAAGATTGAAACACAAAGACTGCGATGGATACGTTCAAATCAACGTGATATACGTTCTGAACTTTACCAAGGATTGCAAGATTGTTTACATGGAGGTGAAAATAATGCAG GAAATGTTGGTACCAGAATCGTTTTGCCATCATCTTTCGGTGGAAGCCCACGTGATATGTACCAACGGTATCAAGATGCCATGACTTTGGTACAAATATATGGAAAACCAGATATAATGCTTACAATGACATGCAATCCGAATTGGGATGAGATAAAATATCAACTACTTCATGGGCAATCATCTCAAGACCGTCCAGATTTGATTACAAggatatttaaatcaaaatttgaagaGTTTAAAAAAGACATTGTGGATAGGGGGGTTTTGGGTAAG GATACTGGTTGCAAACAAAGTATTTGTACAAATGACATACTCGGTTCAATGGATCAGATCTACTCGCCCCCATCTTCATCTG GTgagataatatatttattacgAGCTCCAAGATCTTATGATCTAAACTCTCATATATGA